The Daucus carota subsp. sativus chromosome 2, DH1 v3.0, whole genome shotgun sequence genome includes a window with the following:
- the LOC108205811 gene encoding U-box domain-containing protein 8 — protein sequence MATPLPDDFKCPISLEIMSDPVILSSGHTFDRASIQRWLDSGHRTCPITKIPLAESPVLIPNHALRSLISSYSLVSLPKSKNNSDPQILISILTTPSSALEEKLNSLDQLSRLAKRDSVLRRKLTESGAVSAVLRCVSSNVAALEEKGLNLILHLSLDDDNKVGLVAEGAIGTIIGALRGGSGGYCRAVAATTLTSLALVEVNKGTIGAYPFAISTLVLLIESGNVRERREATTALFTICSFPDNRRRAVECGAVPVLLSVIGLGVERAIEVLGLLVKCKEGRIELGKYNCISILVNAMKDGSSRCVQYGLNTIHLLCYYSEKMCVEAVKEGVLELCLGLLEDDNEKVRTNASNLVKILRKRSG from the coding sequence ATGGCAACCCCACTTCCAGATGATTTCAAATGCCCCATCTCTCTCGAAATTATGTCCGACCCTGTTATTCTCTCCTCCGGCCACACCTTTGATCGGGCCTCTATTCAACGGTGGTTGGATTCCGGTCACCGGACTTGCCCAATTACCAAAATACCCCTGGCTGAGTCCCCTGTTCTTATTCCTAACCATGCTTTGAGGAGCTTGATTTCTAGTTACTCCCTTGTTTCTTTGCCAAAATCGAAAAATAACTCCGACCCACAAATTCTGATATCGATTTTAACAACCCCGTCTTCGGCTCTTGAGGAAAAGTTGAACTCGCTCGACCAACTCAGTCGACTCGCCAAGCGTGACTCAGTGCTGCGGCGGAAGCTTACTGAGTCGGGGGCCGTGTCGGCTGTGCTGCGGTGTGTTTCTTCGAATGTGGCGGCGTTGGAGGAGAAGGGGCTGAATTTGATTCTTCATTTGAGTTTGGATGATGATAATAAGGTTGGGTTGGTTGCTGAGGGTGCAATTGGGACTATAATCGGAGCTTTACGTGGCGGTAGTGGTGGCTATTGTCGCGCTGTGGCAGCGACAACTTTGACCAGTTTAGCTCTCGTGGAAGTGAATAAAGGGACAATTGGGGCTTACCCCTTTGCGATTTCAACATTGGTGTTGCTTATTGAGAGTGGGAATGTGAGGGAGAGGAGGGAGGCTACGACTGCATTGTTTACAATATGTTCTTTTCCAGATAATAGGCGCCGGGCTGTGGAATGTGGTGCGGTGCCTGTTTTGTTAAGTGTGATTGGATTAGGGGTTGAGAGGGCTATTGAGGTTTTAGGGTTGCTAGTGAAATGTAAAGAGGGGAGAATTGAATTGGGGAAGTATAATTGTATCAGCATTTTGGTTAATGCGATGAAAGATGGTAGTTCAAGATGTGTCCAGTACGGGTTGAATACAATACATTTGCTTTGTTACTATAGTGAAAAGATGTGTGTCGAGGCTgtgaaagaaggggtcttggaGTTATGTTTGGGTTTGTTGGAGGATGATAATGAGAAAGTGAGAACAAATGCGTCGAATTTGGTTAAGATTTTGAGGAAGAGGAGTGGCTGA
- the LOC108206687 gene encoding probable NAD(P)H dehydrogenase (quinone) FQR1-like 1, with the protein MATKVYIVYYSMYGHVEKLAEEIHKGASSVEGVEATLWQVPETLPEEVLGKMSAAPKSNVPIITAAELAEADGLIFGFPTRFGMMAAQFKAFLDSTGGLWGAQKLAGKPAGLFCSTGSQGGGQETTALTAITQLVHHGMIFVPIGYTFGAGMSEMENIKGGSPYGAGTYAGDGSRQPSELELAQAFHQGKYIAGITKKLKGTA; encoded by the exons ATGGCAACTAAAGTTTATATTGT ATACTATTCTATGTATGGACATGTTGAGAAGCTTGCAGAAGAGATCCACAAGGGAGCTTCATCTGTGGAAGGAGTTGAGGCCACACTATGGCAG GTGCCAGAAACACTGCCAGAGGAGGTTCTTGGAAAGATGAGTGCAGCACCAAAGAGTAATGTTCCTATCATTACCGCGGCTGAGCTTGCTGAGGCGGATGGATTGATCTTTGGTTTTCCGACTAGATTTGGAATGATGGCTGCCCAATTCAAGGCTTTTCTTGATTCTACTGGAGGTTTGTGGGGAGCTCAGAAATTAGCCGGCAAACCTGCAGGTCTTTTTTGCAGCACTGGATCTCAAGGAGGTGGTCAAGAAACAACTGC GTTGACAGCCATCACTCAGCTTGTTCACCATGGTATGATTTTTGTCCCTATTGGCTACACTTTCGGAGCTGGTATGTCTGAAATGGAGAATATCAAAGGTGGGAGCCCTTACGGTGCTGGAACCTATGCTGGAGATGGTTCGCGACAGCCTTCTGAGCTTGAGCTTGCACAGGCTTTCCACCAGGGAAAGTACATTGCTGGCATCACAAAGAAGCTCAAGGGAACCGCTTGA